The Polaribacter sp. Q13 sequence GTTATGATACCAGAAAAAAGAAGTCCTGTTATAAATGAAAAATTTCTACCAGTATCTGAAATAACATTTCTCATGGCAATATTAAATTCAGGAGTGATTTCTGCTGTATTAAAGTTTCCATCTTTGTTTAAATCAAAACTTTGTAAAAGTATATTCGTGGAATAATGAGTATACGTTGCATTGCCAACAATGAGTAAATAGATGCAAAAAAATAGAATGACACTGATCCAAAACACTTTGTTTTTATCATTTATAAATAGTTTTTTCCTTTTATAAAAAAGTATTCCCAAAATTAGAATAGAGATTATTGTGGGAATAATTAAATGGTATGGTAAGCTTATTTCTTTCATGTTATTATGTTTTTAAAAGAACTTTGAAATTCAAAGTAAGTATGTAAAAAAATAGCTTTATTTGTTTTTAATTAATTTTTCTAGTGCTTCAATGTGTTTTTTAAACTCCATTCTTCCTAAATCGGTAGCCAAATATTTGGTGTTTGGTTTTCTGCCAATAAATTGTTTCTCTACTTTTATAAAATCGACTTTTTCTAATGCTTTTGTATGACTTGCTAAATTTCCATCTGTGGCACCTAATAATTCTTTTAAAGTATTAAAATCCGCATATTCATTCACCATTAAAACAGACATAATACCTAGTCGTATTCGATGATCAAAAGCTTTATTTATATTTAGAATAATATTTTTCAAAAGAACTTATTTAGGTTATAAAACTATTGTTTTCTGTCGTATTTAAAATACATAATTGTACCATAAATAATATGCATTACTCCAAAACCAATTACCCAAAACCAAAAACCGGAACCAGGATATAAAGCCGCTAGGAGGCCTAAAATTATTTCTGAATATCCTAAGTATTTTATATCACCTAAAGTATATTTTGATGCGCTTACTAGTGCCAATCCATAAAAAAGTAACATTAAAGCACCTGTACTGCCATACTTTTGTTGATTTAAAATAATGATAATGTATATAGCTCCAGTAACTAATGGGGTTATAAAGTTTAGTAACAATCTATGGGTTAATGGATTCCAAATTTTTTCATTATTATGTTTCGCTTTTCTTGTGGTTAAAAAAATTGCGGTACCAACACTTAGAGCACCAACCAAAAGCAAGTCTATAAGAACCAACCGAAACACTCCTCCATCTAAAATGAGGTAATTTCTTTCACTTTTTTCTATCAACCAATATGCGTAACCTGCACCAATTAAAGCGTAAATCCCTGCTAAAATACCAGACAAACCACTTAATGAAATAAATTTTGATGATTTACTCATTAAGTTTTTAATTTCTGATAGGTCTTTTAAATAATCTTTTTGACTCATTTCTTAAAGAACTTTGAATTGCAAAGTAAATTATAAAAATTATAGTACGCAATTAAAATTGTAAAAACTTTTAGAATCAGTTTAAAAAATAAAAAAGGATGTAAAATTAATGAAACATTATTTTGCTATAAATCCATATGTAACATGAACTATTGCAATAATAGATATCGCAGAAGACCAATAACTAGGGATTAAAAAGCATAAAACACCTAAAAGAACACACAAACTTGCCAATACTAATAAGTCTTTACTTTCTTTATTTTTAAATAAAAACAAGAAAACACCATATAAAACAAGGAAAGTAGAAGTTAGGTAATTGATAAAGCCTAGATTCATTAAAATAATTAATATAGTAGAGATGATTATAATACCAAGAATATATTTTTTAAAAGCAGCTTTTGTTTTTGCATTCCAAAGTTGATGTTGTAACTTTTTAGCATTCCTTTTTCCGAAAAAAAATAAGGTAAAAGAAGAAAGGAGAAAAACCAAAAATAAAATCGATATTACTATAGTTTTTATGCTCTCTGGAGACGTTTTTGCCAACGGACTTTCTTCAATAATAGTACTATCTAAAATTGTCTTTATAAAATGATTGCTTATAAAAAAGTAAGCTCCAATAAGAATACTTGTATATCCTTTTAAAGAGAAATTAATTTTAATATTATCGTTCATATAACTTTTATTTACCTGTAATTTTTTAACTTTCGCGAATATACAAAAATGAAACCTGCAGAAGAATACATTTTAAAGCAACAAGAACCTTTCAAATCCATTTTAATGCATTTGCAGATTTTAATTGAAACTAATTTCCCAGAAGTAGATTTACAATTTAAATGGAAAATGCCTTTTTATTATTTAGATGAAAAGCCATTTTGTTATTTAAATCCTTCAAAGAAAAAAGGGTATGTAGATGTAGGTTTTTGGGTTTCTGCTCATTTAACAAAATACAATGAGTATTTAATTTTAGAAAACAGAAAAGTTATAAAGTCCTTACGATATTGGACTATAGATGATATTAATGAAGAAATTTTACTATCAGTTTTAGAGGAAGCGCATCAACTTAAAGAAAAAGGGTTTTATAAGAGAAAATAATTTTAGAAAGGATTAAAAAACCCTACAAGATCAAAAAATGACCTTGTAGGATTTATGTAATTATTTTTTATGGATACTGAGTAAGCGCGTTAAGGATTGAACCTTTCGACT is a genomic window containing:
- a CDS encoding DUF1801 domain-containing protein encodes the protein MKPAEEYILKQQEPFKSILMHLQILIETNFPEVDLQFKWKMPFYYLDEKPFCYLNPSKKKGYVDVGFWVSAHLTKYNEYLILENRKVIKSLRYWTIDDINEEILLSVLEEAHQLKEKGFYKRK
- a CDS encoding transcriptional regulator gives rise to the protein MKNIILNINKAFDHRIRLGIMSVLMVNEYADFNTLKELLGATDGNLASHTKALEKVDFIKVEKQFIGRKPNTKYLATDLGRMEFKKHIEALEKLIKNK